A region from the Halosolutus gelatinilyticus genome encodes:
- a CDS encoding DNA topoisomerase IV subunit A, with protein sequence MSADNDEQAREQLIDLAAQFYDQFELGEIPHMSVPTRTKANIEYDEDKKVWVYGDRESTRSANSVRGARKLLKAVYTIEFLANQLEQDRSSTLRELYYLSESWDNDEAQFGDQDESNQLVEDLEIVSGVTREDFHMRPEESGATIMGPLHLREQTRRGEREIHCQKDVGEGGYQIPNNPDTIEFLDNDADFILAVETGGMRDRLVENGFDDEYNALIVHLKGQPARATRRITKRLHDELDLPVTVFTDGDPWSYRIYGSVAYGSIKSAHLSEYLATPEAKFIGIQPADIVEYDLPTDPLSDSDVNALESELDDPRFQTDYWEEQIELQLEIEKKSEQQSLAARGLDFVTDTYLPERLDEMGVF encoded by the coding sequence ATGAGCGCGGACAACGACGAGCAAGCACGAGAGCAGTTGATCGACCTCGCCGCACAGTTTTACGACCAGTTCGAACTCGGCGAGATTCCGCACATGTCCGTGCCGACGCGGACGAAGGCCAACATCGAGTACGACGAGGACAAGAAGGTCTGGGTGTACGGCGATCGGGAGTCCACGCGGTCCGCCAACTCCGTCCGCGGCGCCCGGAAGCTTCTGAAGGCGGTGTACACGATCGAGTTCCTCGCGAACCAGCTCGAACAGGACCGCTCGTCGACCCTGCGTGAGCTGTACTACCTCTCGGAGAGCTGGGACAACGACGAGGCCCAGTTCGGCGACCAGGACGAGTCGAACCAGCTGGTCGAGGACTTAGAGATCGTCTCGGGCGTCACCCGCGAGGACTTCCACATGCGACCGGAGGAGTCGGGGGCGACGATCATGGGCCCGCTGCACCTCCGCGAGCAGACCCGCCGCGGCGAGCGCGAGATCCACTGCCAGAAGGACGTCGGCGAGGGCGGCTACCAGATTCCGAACAACCCCGACACGATCGAGTTTCTCGACAACGACGCCGACTTCATCCTGGCCGTCGAGACCGGTGGTATGCGCGATCGGCTCGTCGAGAACGGCTTCGACGACGAGTACAACGCGCTGATCGTCCACCTGAAGGGCCAGCCCGCGCGGGCGACCCGCCGGATCACGAAGCGGCTCCACGACGAACTCGATCTCCCGGTGACGGTCTTTACGGACGGCGACCCGTGGTCGTACCGGATCTACGGCTCCGTCGCTTACGGGTCGATCAAGTCGGCCCACCTCTCGGAGTACCTCGCGACCCCGGAGGCGAAGTTCATCGGCATCCAGCCCGCCGACATCGTCGAGTACGACCTGCCGACCGACCCGCTCTCGGACTCGGACGTCAACGCCCTGGAGAGCGAACTCGACGATCCGCGCTTCCAGACGGACTACTGGGAGGAGCAGATCGAACTCCAACTCGAGATCGAGAAGAAGTCCGAACAGCAGTCGCTCGCGGCCCGCGGGCTCGACTTCGTGACCGATACGTATCTGCCCGAACGGCTCGACGAGATGGGCGTGTTCTAG
- a CDS encoding zinc-ribbon domain-containing protein: MRGDRSRDPIRNPGRDRGDRGVRYCSNCGESLPPPAKYCPSCGTPTGRDGSSADGRTRSRSAADPTRSASATTDREILEHRIATAVRNGWELERDFGDHAVMVRRTFGGLNAHLLVALVSVWWTMGLGNVLYGAYRYVTDADRAVLWADDVDGAGTDAVRVGIDTETADRAVSDGRTSARLTAAVYWLVAAVTAGIGVSLSGSIVATGAFALASMVALAGVGALPSVRRRLDRRHSVLANGRVRSVDERAVVEFRRPCSACADIVGRGVERTYREDVCLFGVPLSTSSGRNYYCRRCANAERVSVPDPSAERSELPRPANRSGSRRTRNADRSGNGVSDTEREHT, encoded by the coding sequence ATGCGCGGCGATCGGTCACGCGACCCGATCCGGAACCCGGGTCGCGATCGGGGTGATCGCGGAGTCCGGTACTGTTCGAACTGCGGCGAGTCCCTCCCGCCGCCGGCGAAGTACTGTCCGAGTTGCGGGACGCCGACCGGTCGCGACGGATCGTCTGCTGACGGTCGAACTCGATCACGATCCGCCGCCGATCCTACCAGGAGCGCGTCCGCGACGACCGATCGGGAGATTCTCGAACACCGGATCGCGACGGCCGTCCGGAACGGCTGGGAACTCGAACGCGACTTCGGCGACCACGCCGTCATGGTTCGGCGCACGTTCGGCGGCCTGAACGCCCACCTCCTCGTCGCGCTCGTAAGCGTCTGGTGGACGATGGGGCTCGGAAACGTCCTGTACGGTGCATACCGGTACGTCACCGACGCCGATCGAGCGGTACTGTGGGCGGACGACGTCGACGGCGCCGGTACCGACGCTGTCCGCGTCGGTATCGATACCGAGACTGCCGATCGGGCCGTGAGCGACGGGCGGACGAGCGCACGCCTCACGGCCGCCGTGTACTGGCTCGTCGCCGCCGTCACCGCGGGTATCGGCGTCTCGCTGTCCGGGTCGATCGTCGCGACCGGAGCGTTCGCGCTCGCGTCGATGGTCGCGCTCGCGGGCGTCGGCGCCCTCCCGTCGGTACGGCGCCGACTCGATCGTCGCCACTCCGTGCTGGCGAACGGTCGCGTCCGATCGGTCGACGAACGGGCCGTCGTCGAGTTCCGACGGCCGTGTTCGGCCTGCGCCGACATCGTCGGGCGCGGCGTCGAACGGACCTATCGCGAGGACGTCTGCCTGTTCGGGGTTCCACTCTCGACGTCGTCCGGGCGCAACTACTACTGTCGACGGTGTGCGAACGCGGAGCGCGTCTCGGTACCGGATCCCTCCGCCGAGCGTTCGGAATTACCCCGGCCGGCGAACCGCTCCGGATCGAGACGCACTCGAAACGCGGACCGATCGGGGAACGGCGTCTCGGATACCGAGCGCGAACACACCTGA
- a CDS encoding DNA topoisomerase VI subunit B produces MTSFQSTLGDEPGIAEELAENQQAISIAEFFEKNKHMLGFDSGARGLVTAVKEAVDNALDAAEEAGILPDIYVEIQEDGDYYRLIVEDNGPGITKESLPKVFGKLLYGSRFHAREQSRGQQGIGISAAVLYSQLTSGKPAKITSRTQGASEAQYFELIVDTDDNEPEISVDRTTSWDRPHGTRIELEMEANMRARQQLHDYIKHTAVVNPHARLELREPKAQFKFERATDQLPEETETIRPHPHGVELGTVMKMLARTDSQTVSGFLQEEFTRVGKKTAESIIDAFRDRHYGREMRWRPPAAHESIDLETVVSGATANKGREATAAFADAIGEAVDEYDRIAHHELLDVVDVAADEVEAEHGTTFGTTVRENAVDAVWRALIDAPEDEDANDEAGVDGGTDAEGAHDESRLVAELYGLADEATSTRKDDEVVRAFASRLAGKFEDETETDLRHRLTRDRLREHVDRAAELTEEYDDVAFGETARENVTEAIWDVMVTVPDDPPLVRELDDDRDATSDLVDGMRATDIMAPPTRCLAPITDELIRAGLEKEFDADFYSAATRDAEVHGGDPFVVEAGIAYGGDVEAEGSVDVLRFANRVPLVYQRGACATTDVVKSIGWRNYGLDQPGGSGLPNGPAVIMIHVASTNVPFTSESKDAVANVPEIEDEIELAIREAARELKSYLNKRRSMQKRRKKQNVLGKILPEMAEKVAEVTDRPEPNIDDAIARIMNNVLVERRIEENGDGQAVSVVVENNSNTNESLEITDIVSAEPTDLPGGATVVEMDGEWFVKWEPDVSSGDEAALEYEVPDDATFDLDVKGVESEKLTVKQ; encoded by the coding sequence ATGACGTCGTTCCAGTCGACACTCGGTGACGAGCCGGGGATCGCCGAGGAGCTGGCCGAGAACCAGCAGGCGATCTCGATCGCCGAGTTCTTCGAGAAGAACAAGCACATGCTCGGCTTCGACAGCGGCGCGCGGGGCCTGGTCACGGCCGTCAAGGAGGCCGTGGACAACGCCCTAGACGCCGCCGAGGAAGCCGGAATTCTCCCGGACATCTACGTCGAGATTCAGGAGGACGGAGACTACTATCGTCTGATCGTCGAGGACAACGGCCCGGGAATCACGAAGGAATCGCTCCCGAAAGTGTTCGGGAAACTGCTCTACGGATCGCGCTTTCACGCGCGCGAACAGTCCCGCGGTCAGCAGGGGATCGGCATCTCCGCGGCCGTGCTCTACTCGCAGCTGACCAGCGGCAAGCCGGCGAAGATCACCAGTCGAACCCAGGGTGCAAGCGAGGCGCAGTACTTCGAGCTCATCGTCGACACCGACGACAACGAGCCAGAGATCAGCGTCGACAGGACCACCTCGTGGGACCGCCCGCACGGCACGCGCATCGAACTCGAGATGGAGGCGAACATGCGTGCCCGCCAGCAGCTTCACGACTACATCAAGCACACGGCGGTCGTCAACCCCCACGCACGCCTCGAACTGCGCGAACCCAAGGCCCAGTTCAAGTTCGAGCGCGCGACCGATCAGCTGCCGGAGGAGACCGAGACGATCCGCCCGCATCCCCATGGCGTCGAACTCGGCACCGTGATGAAGATGCTCGCGCGCACGGACTCCCAGACCGTCTCCGGGTTCCTCCAGGAGGAGTTTACGCGCGTCGGCAAGAAGACCGCCGAGTCGATCATCGACGCGTTCCGCGATCGCCACTACGGCCGCGAGATGCGCTGGCGGCCGCCCGCCGCTCACGAGTCGATCGACCTCGAAACGGTGGTTTCCGGCGCGACGGCGAACAAGGGCCGGGAGGCAACCGCCGCCTTCGCCGACGCGATCGGCGAGGCCGTCGACGAGTACGATCGGATCGCCCACCACGAACTGCTCGACGTCGTCGACGTCGCGGCCGACGAGGTCGAGGCCGAGCACGGAACGACGTTCGGAACGACCGTCCGCGAAAACGCCGTCGACGCCGTCTGGCGCGCGCTGATCGACGCGCCGGAGGACGAAGACGCGAACGACGAGGCCGGCGTCGACGGCGGTACCGACGCGGAGGGAGCACACGACGAATCCCGCCTCGTCGCCGAGCTCTACGGACTCGCGGACGAGGCGACGAGCACTCGCAAGGACGACGAGGTCGTCCGCGCGTTCGCCTCTCGGCTCGCCGGGAAGTTCGAGGACGAGACCGAAACCGACCTCCGACATCGACTAACTCGTGATCGACTCCGCGAGCACGTCGATCGGGCCGCGGAACTCACCGAGGAATACGACGACGTCGCGTTCGGCGAGACGGCCCGCGAGAACGTCACCGAGGCGATCTGGGACGTGATGGTGACCGTCCCCGACGACCCGCCGCTGGTTCGAGAACTCGACGACGATCGGGACGCCACGAGCGATCTCGTCGACGGGATGCGCGCGACCGACATCATGGCGCCGCCGACGCGGTGTCTCGCGCCCATCACGGACGAGCTCATCCGGGCCGGCTTAGAGAAGGAGTTCGACGCGGACTTCTACTCCGCGGCCACTCGAGACGCCGAAGTCCACGGCGGCGACCCGTTCGTCGTCGAGGCCGGCATCGCCTACGGCGGCGACGTCGAGGCGGAGGGGAGCGTCGACGTCCTTCGGTTCGCGAACCGGGTGCCGCTGGTCTACCAACGCGGCGCCTGCGCGACGACCGACGTCGTGAAGTCGATCGGCTGGCGCAACTACGGGCTCGACCAGCCCGGCGGCTCCGGTCTGCCGAACGGCCCCGCCGTGATCATGATCCACGTCGCGTCCACGAACGTCCCCTTCACCAGCGAGTCGAAAGACGCCGTCGCGAACGTCCCTGAGATCGAGGACGAGATCGAACTCGCCATCCGGGAAGCGGCCCGCGAGTTGAAGAGCTACCTGAACAAGCGCCGCTCGATGCAAAAGCGCCGGAAGAAGCAGAACGTCCTCGGGAAGATCCTCCCCGAGATGGCCGAGAAGGTCGCCGAGGTCACCGATCGGCCGGAACCCAACATCGACGACGCGATCGCCCGGATCATGAACAACGTGCTCGTAGAGCGGCGAATCGAGGAGAACGGCGACGGGCAGGCCGTCTCGGTCGTCGTCGAGAATAACTCGAACACCAACGAATCCCTCGAGATCACCGACATCGTCTCCGCGGAACCGACGGATCTCCCCGGCGGGGCGACCGTCGTCGAGATGGACGGCGAGTGGTTCGTCAAGTGGGAACCCGACGTCTCGAGCGGCGACGAGGCGGCCCTCGAGTACGAGGTGCCGGACGACGCGACGTTCGATCTGGACGTGAAAGGTGTCGAAAGCGAGAAACTCACGGTGAAACAATGA
- a CDS encoding fumarylacetoacetate hydrolase family protein yields the protein MKYVRFRDPAGAVRRGEYESGHVHFGNESYAIDDDAIDVLPPCEPSKIVCIGRNYADHADEMGNDVPDRPLLFLKGPNALAAHGDTVTAPAGKERIDYEAELGVIIGEQCRHVPEVNAMDVVEGFTCVDDVSNRDDQNQEQNWIRGKAFDGAAPIGPVLATPDEVPDDAFVRSRVNGELKQDGHLGQLIFPIPELIAEITTYMTLEPGDVIATGTPEGVGPLEDGDEVEIEVEGVGTLSHSIRRP from the coding sequence GTGAAATACGTTCGATTCCGCGATCCCGCCGGCGCCGTCCGCCGCGGCGAGTACGAAAGCGGCCACGTCCACTTCGGGAACGAGAGCTACGCGATCGACGACGACGCGATCGACGTCCTCCCGCCCTGCGAGCCGTCGAAGATCGTCTGCATCGGTCGCAACTACGCCGACCACGCCGACGAGATGGGCAACGACGTGCCGGACCGGCCGCTGCTCTTTTTGAAGGGACCGAACGCGCTCGCGGCCCACGGCGACACCGTCACCGCACCCGCGGGCAAAGAACGGATCGACTACGAGGCTGAACTGGGCGTCATCATCGGCGAGCAGTGCCGGCACGTCCCCGAGGTCAACGCGATGGACGTCGTCGAGGGTTTCACCTGCGTCGACGACGTCTCGAACCGCGACGACCAGAATCAGGAACAGAACTGGATCCGCGGCAAGGCGTTCGACGGTGCCGCTCCGATCGGACCGGTGCTCGCGACGCCGGACGAGGTGCCCGACGACGCGTTCGTTCGCTCGCGCGTCAACGGCGAACTGAAGCAGGACGGCCACCTCGGCCAGCTGATCTTCCCGATCCCGGAACTGATCGCCGAGATCACGACCTACATGACCTTGGAGCCGGGCGACGTGATCGCGACCGGGACGCCGGAGGGCGTCGGGCCGCTCGAGGACGGCGACGAGGTCGAGATCGAGGTCGAGGGCGTCGGAACGCTCTCGCACTCGATCCGCCGGCCCTGA
- a CDS encoding Nramp family divalent metal transporter — translation MGAVASKPDAGATTRDPDLTYPSSDWSGFFKNHFGPSMLWALISIGGSHIVIAPTMGASFGLVAIWMFGLIYVAKYGAWELGVRYNYGMGANPIEGYRDLPGPKNWALWLTIAVFTVMYTFITASVGMSSAAFVAALGPDWVTAPWAYVVFVSAAGALVLVSRYSLLEKVLIGFTVAIGVLVLLGVVVGPPSPERIAETAFAVPDLTGPAFVALFAAAAGFAPTGFSTSILIGSWSMAKGDGAGELRSKGLDPNDPAYHDYIRAWIRTGRRDFNVGYAFSFVLIVAMVILATNVLYPNPPEDANLAFAIGNILSDSFGAWSYYAMLIGAFAALYSTVITLLDGAARATGDILPLALEDESIDSERVRKLVVVGVVVVSSAMVLALGNVPVTLLLYVAAVLAVTEIFFYPANWYVVENHLPKPFRPSRAWRAYYVGSLALVLLFGAMGAALRLGLIG, via the coding sequence GTGGGAGCCGTGGCGAGTAAGCCGGACGCCGGTGCTACGACCCGGGACCCCGACCTCACGTATCCCTCGTCGGACTGGTCGGGGTTTTTCAAGAATCACTTCGGGCCGTCGATGCTCTGGGCGCTGATCAGCATCGGCGGCAGTCACATCGTCATCGCGCCGACGATGGGGGCCAGTTTCGGGCTGGTCGCGATCTGGATGTTCGGCCTCATCTACGTCGCGAAGTACGGCGCCTGGGAACTCGGCGTCCGCTACAACTACGGCATGGGTGCGAACCCGATCGAAGGGTACCGCGACCTTCCGGGCCCGAAAAACTGGGCGCTCTGGCTGACGATCGCCGTGTTCACCGTCATGTACACGTTCATCACGGCCAGCGTCGGCATGAGTTCGGCGGCGTTCGTCGCCGCGCTCGGCCCCGACTGGGTCACCGCGCCGTGGGCGTACGTCGTCTTCGTCAGCGCCGCCGGCGCGCTCGTGTTGGTCTCGCGGTACTCGCTCCTCGAGAAGGTGCTGATCGGATTCACGGTCGCGATCGGCGTCCTGGTCCTGCTCGGCGTCGTCGTCGGTCCGCCGTCTCCGGAGCGAATCGCGGAGACCGCCTTCGCCGTTCCCGATCTCACCGGACCGGCCTTCGTCGCGCTGTTCGCCGCCGCGGCGGGCTTCGCGCCGACCGGCTTCAGCACGAGCATCCTGATCGGAAGCTGGAGCATGGCGAAAGGGGACGGGGCCGGCGAACTCCGATCGAAAGGACTGGATCCGAACGATCCGGCCTACCACGACTACATTCGCGCGTGGATCAGGACCGGACGGCGCGACTTCAACGTCGGCTACGCGTTCAGCTTCGTTCTGATCGTCGCGATGGTGATCTTGGCGACGAACGTCCTCTACCCGAACCCGCCGGAAGACGCGAACCTCGCGTTCGCGATCGGAAACATCCTGAGCGACTCCTTCGGCGCGTGGTCGTACTACGCGATGCTGATCGGCGCCTTCGCGGCGCTGTATTCGACTGTCATCACGCTCCTGGACGGCGCAGCGCGGGCGACCGGCGATATCCTGCCGCTGGCGCTCGAAGACGAGAGTATCGATAGCGAACGCGTGCGAAAACTGGTCGTCGTGGGCGTGGTCGTCGTCAGTAGCGCGATGGTTCTCGCGCTCGGAAACGTCCCGGTGACGCTGTTGCTCTACGTCGCCGCCGTCCTCGCCGTCACAGAGATTTTCTTCTACCCGGCGAACTGGTACGTCGTCGAGAACCACCTGCCGAAGCCGTTCCGGCCGTCGCGCGCCTGGCGCGCCTACTACGTCGGCAGCCTCGCCCTCGTCTTGCTCTTCGGCGCGATGGGGGCCGCGCTTCGACTCGGTCTCATCGGCTAA
- a CDS encoding PAS domain-containing protein, with the protein MTSSPHADADSEIHERIRQQEVVAELGQRALETDDLDQLMHDAAVAVAETLDNEYAKVLELPPGGDEVVLRQGVGWRDGLVGSATVPTDLDSQAGYTLLSEEPIVVDDLRTEERFSGPDLLTDHGVVSGVSVIIGSVNEPWGVLGTHATERREFTQHDASFVQSVANVLASAIENTQTERRFKAVFEDPNILVGLLEPDGTVVDINETAMEYIDATLDDVTGELFWETPWWGKGDEVQSDVKEWTERAATGEYVDFEADLTRPTGERYTLSGYFRPVRDDDGDVVSIIVSDRDIAERKQRERQLRKSEQRYRTLAENFPNGIVTMFDTDLRYTLAAGRAFDDLPFSSGDVEGKHVREVWPSDIGDALESAFRDALEGETQTVEAEYADREWVIHVVPLADDDGAIFGGMTMAQDVTERKARERELERALDLLNKTERIADVAGWEVDPDTMEPYWSDHLFDLLDVSYDEQPSLEEALDVYYTDEDRAIIEEAIEEALDTGEPFDVETRFPRPSGDVGWLRIQGDPEVENGTVVTLRGALQDVTERKNREQRLEELIEKLEASNERLEQFAYAASHDLQEPLRMVSSYLQLLERRYGDDLDDDGREFLEFAVDGADRMREMITALLEYSRVDTRGDPLEPVDLNRVFEDVLENLQVRIAESKADITVTELPRVNGDASQLRQVFQNLLENAITYSGDGPPQIHVDADRRGRWWQLSVRDEGVGIDPDDHDRVFEVFQRLHSRGEHAGTGIGLALCQRIIERHDGRIWVESNADGGATFSFTLPAVDDS; encoded by the coding sequence ATGACTTCGTCTCCTCACGCGGATGCGGATTCGGAAATCCACGAACGCATCCGTCAGCAGGAGGTCGTCGCCGAACTCGGACAGCGGGCGCTCGAAACCGACGATCTCGACCAGTTGATGCATGATGCAGCAGTCGCGGTCGCCGAAACGCTCGACAACGAGTACGCGAAAGTGCTCGAGTTGCCTCCGGGCGGCGACGAGGTCGTTCTCAGACAGGGCGTCGGCTGGCGCGACGGGCTCGTCGGCTCGGCGACGGTTCCGACCGATCTGGACTCGCAGGCGGGATATACGCTGCTCTCCGAGGAACCGATCGTCGTCGACGACCTGCGGACGGAGGAGCGATTTTCCGGTCCCGATTTGCTGACCGACCACGGCGTCGTCAGCGGCGTCAGCGTGATCATCGGGTCGGTCAACGAGCCGTGGGGCGTGCTAGGAACGCACGCAACCGAGCGGCGCGAGTTTACGCAACACGACGCGAGCTTCGTTCAGAGCGTCGCGAACGTGCTCGCGTCGGCGATCGAAAACACGCAGACCGAGCGCCGGTTCAAGGCGGTGTTCGAGGATCCGAACATTCTCGTCGGACTGCTCGAACCGGACGGAACGGTGGTGGACATCAACGAAACGGCGATGGAATACATCGACGCCACGCTCGACGACGTGACTGGAGAACTGTTCTGGGAGACGCCGTGGTGGGGAAAGGGAGACGAGGTCCAGTCGGACGTGAAAGAGTGGACCGAGCGAGCGGCGACCGGCGAGTACGTCGATTTCGAAGCCGATCTCACCCGACCGACCGGCGAGCGATATACGCTCAGCGGTTATTTTAGACCGGTTCGGGACGACGACGGCGACGTCGTCTCGATCATCGTCTCCGATCGTGACATCGCCGAGCGCAAGCAGCGCGAACGGCAGCTCAGAAAGTCCGAACAGCGCTACCGAACGCTCGCCGAGAACTTTCCGAACGGGATCGTCACGATGTTCGACACCGATCTCCGGTACACACTCGCTGCCGGACGCGCCTTCGACGACCTCCCGTTCTCCTCGGGCGACGTCGAAGGGAAGCACGTTCGGGAGGTGTGGCCGTCGGACATCGGCGATGCCCTCGAATCCGCGTTCCGAGACGCCCTCGAGGGGGAAACGCAAACGGTCGAAGCCGAGTACGCCGACCGAGAGTGGGTTATTCACGTGGTTCCGCTCGCCGACGACGACGGGGCGATATTCGGCGGGATGACGATGGCCCAGGACGTCACCGAACGGAAAGCGCGCGAGCGCGAACTCGAACGAGCGCTCGATCTGCTCAACAAGACCGAGCGAATCGCGGACGTCGCCGGGTGGGAGGTCGACCCGGACACCATGGAGCCGTACTGGTCAGATCACCTCTTCGATCTGCTGGACGTCTCCTACGACGAGCAACCGTCGCTGGAGGAGGCCCTCGACGTCTACTACACCGACGAGGATCGGGCGATCATCGAGGAAGCCATCGAGGAGGCGCTCGACACCGGCGAACCGTTCGATGTCGAGACGCGCTTTCCGCGGCCGAGCGGCGACGTGGGTTGGCTCCGGATCCAGGGCGATCCGGAGGTCGAGAACGGAACGGTCGTCACGCTCCGCGGGGCGCTCCAGGACGTCACCGAGCGCAAAAACCGCGAGCAGCGGTTAGAAGAGCTGATCGAGAAGCTCGAAGCGTCGAACGAACGCCTCGAACAGTTCGCGTACGCCGCCTCCCACGACCTGCAAGAACCGCTGCGAATGGTTTCGAGCTACCTCCAACTTCTCGAGCGCCGGTACGGCGACGACCTCGACGACGACGGCCGGGAGTTCCTCGAGTTCGCGGTCGACGGCGCCGATCGCATGCGGGAGATGATCACCGCCCTCCTCGAATACTCGCGGGTCGACACGCGCGGCGATCCGCTCGAACCGGTCGATTTGAATCGCGTCTTCGAGGACGTTCTGGAGAATCTGCAGGTTCGGATCGCCGAAAGCAAGGCCGACATCACGGTCACGGAGCTTCCTCGCGTGAACGGCGACGCCAGCCAGTTGCGCCAGGTGTTCCAGAACCTCCTCGAAAACGCGATTACGTACAGCGGGGACGGGCCGCCACAGATTCACGTCGACGCCGATCGCCGAGGGCGCTGGTGGCAGCTCTCGGTTCGCGACGAGGGTGTCGGCATCGATCCCGACGATCACGACCGGGTTTTCGAGGTGTTCCAGCGGCTCCACAGTCGCGGTGAACACGCCGGGACCGGCATCGGACTAGCGCTCTGTCAGCGCATCATCGAACGCCACGATGGGCGCATCTGGGTCGAATCCAACGCCGACGGAGGAGCGACGTTTTCGTTTACGCTTCCGGCGGTGGACGATTCGTAA
- a CDS encoding potassium channel family protein has protein sequence MQPLYLLLGGALLIAVIVDIIWTTLWVDGGSGPLSRRLTTWTWRGLRTASRDHERVLSTAGPLILVLTLVMWIGVLWLGWTLLFAGGNVALVSTRTGQPADWSGRLWYVAYTMFTDGNGDYTPTSGVWEITSSFTTATGMAFVTLGVSYVLTVLGAVSEKRSFANSVTGLGERSESFVRTGWTDEEFEGLDLPLETLAEQLSLLADQHKAYPILHYYHSEQASRSSAVAVPIYDEAITLFRYAVEEENQPNPTIIETGRSATDSYLDTLETAFIEPADEPPPPPELDRLREEDIPTVDDGKFADALADLRERRRKLLGVVRADAWVWPPVDE, from the coding sequence ATGCAACCGCTGTACCTTCTCCTCGGGGGAGCGCTGTTGATCGCCGTGATCGTCGACATCATCTGGACGACGCTGTGGGTCGACGGGGGATCGGGACCGCTCTCGAGGCGGTTGACGACCTGGACCTGGCGCGGCCTCCGTACCGCAAGCCGAGACCACGAGCGAGTGCTCAGCACCGCAGGTCCGCTCATCCTCGTCCTTACGCTCGTGATGTGGATCGGGGTGCTCTGGCTCGGCTGGACGCTCCTCTTCGCCGGCGGCAACGTCGCGCTCGTCAGCACGCGAACGGGTCAGCCGGCGGACTGGTCCGGCCGGCTGTGGTACGTCGCCTACACGATGTTCACGGACGGCAACGGCGATTACACCCCCACCTCGGGCGTCTGGGAGATTACCAGTTCGTTCACGACCGCGACCGGGATGGCGTTCGTCACGCTCGGCGTCTCCTACGTCCTCACGGTGCTGGGGGCCGTCTCCGAGAAGCGATCGTTCGCCAACAGCGTCACCGGACTGGGCGAGCGCAGCGAGTCGTTCGTCCGTACGGGCTGGACCGACGAGGAGTTCGAGGGGCTTGACCTGCCGCTCGAGACGCTCGCCGAGCAACTGTCCTTGCTCGCGGACCAGCACAAGGCCTACCCGATCCTCCACTACTACCACAGCGAGCAGGCCTCGCGATCGTCCGCGGTGGCCGTCCCCATCTACGACGAGGCGATCACGCTCTTTCGGTACGCCGTCGAGGAGGAGAATCAGCCGAATCCGACGATCATCGAGACCGGCCGCTCGGCGACGGATAGCTACCTCGACACCCTCGAGACGGCGTTCATCGAACCCGCCGACGAGCCGCCGCCGCCGCCGGAACTCGATCGACTCCGGGAGGAGGACATTCCGACCGTCGACGACGGGAAGTTCGCCGACGCGCTGGCGGACCTGCGCGAGCGGCGGCGGAAACTCCTCGGGGTCGTGCGGGCCGACGCGTGGGTCTGGCCGCCGGTGGACGAGTGA
- a CDS encoding MBL fold metallo-hydrolase encodes MTVRFGAVTVDWLGLATIRLAGETGVVIYVDPGPEEYGVLEGSNPRDGDLILVSHDHHYDPDSIRRVAHGDAIVVVHESIDADEIDRIDERPEDLPYDVERVRADESFVLGPLDLFTTPAYNDPDGPHVDERGDPYHPEGQGCGFAVTVDGVTAFWPGDTDALSYHEDVDVDLFLPPIGGTFTMDRREAAELAGVTVPDLVLPVHYDTFPAIEADADAFVVDVANRGVPVVIDDQ; translated from the coding sequence ATGACCGTTCGCTTCGGCGCGGTGACCGTCGACTGGCTCGGCCTCGCGACGATCCGTCTCGCGGGCGAGACGGGCGTGGTCATCTACGTCGATCCCGGCCCGGAAGAGTACGGCGTCCTCGAAGGTTCCAACCCGCGGGACGGCGACCTGATCCTCGTCTCGCACGACCACCACTACGATCCGGACTCCATCCGACGGGTCGCCCACGGGGACGCGATCGTCGTCGTCCACGAGTCGATCGACGCCGACGAGATCGATCGCATCGACGAGCGACCGGAGGACCTCCCCTACGACGTCGAGCGCGTCCGCGCCGACGAGTCGTTCGTCCTCGGCCCGCTGGACCTGTTCACGACGCCGGCGTACAACGATCCCGACGGCCCGCACGTCGACGAGCGCGGCGATCCGTACCACCCCGAAGGGCAGGGCTGTGGCTTCGCAGTCACTGTCGACGGCGTGACGGCCTTCTGGCCCGGCGACACCGACGCGCTGTCGTATCACGAGGACGTGGATGTCGACCTGTTCCTCCCGCCGATCGGCGGCACGTTCACCATGGATCGTCGCGAGGCCGCGGAACTGGCCGGTGTCACGGTTCCGGATCTCGTCCTGCCCGTTCATTACGACACGTTCCCGGCGATCGAGGCCGATGCGGACGCGTTCGTCGTCGACGTGGCGAACCGGGGCGTACCGGTGGTCATCGACGATCAGTGA